GATGCAAGAGCTATATAATCCCTCAGAAATTGAAGCCTTAGTGCAAAAGCACTGGCACGAACATAAAACCTTTGAAGTTACTGAAGATGAAAGCAAAGAGAAATTCTATTGTCTTTCAATGTTTCCGTATCCTTCAGGTCGTCTTCACATGGGCCACGTCCGTAACTACACAATAGGCGATGTAGTGGCACGATATCAACGTTTGCAAGGTAAAAATGTTTTGCAACCGATTGGTTGGGACTCATTTGGTCTGCCTGCAGAAAATGCCGCGATCAATAATAAGACCTCCCCGGCACCGTGGACATACGAAAATATCGACTACATGAAGAACCAACTTAAGCTATTAGGCTTTGGTTATGACTGGAGTCGTGAAATCGCTACCTGTACCCCTGAGTACTATCGTTGGGAACAATGGTTCTTCACTCAGTTGTATGCCAAAGGTTTAGTGTACAAAAAAACCTCATCAGTAAACTGGTGTCCAAACGATGAAACCGTACTCGCAAACGAGCAAGTACAAGATGGTTGCTGCTGGCGCTGTGATACTGAAGTGATTCAGAAAGAAATTCCTCAGTGGTTTATTAAAATCACCGATTACGCTGAAGAATTACTTAACGACATCGACACGTTAGATGGCTGGCCTGAGCAGGTTAAATCCATGCAACGCAACTGGATTGGCCGCAGTGAAGGTATTGAAATGACCTTTGCCGTTGCTGACAGTGATGCCTCGTTTGACATCTACACCACTCGCCCAGATACCTTAATGGGCGTGACTTATGTAGCTATTGCAGCAGGTCATCCTTTAGCTGAACAGTCTGCATTGAATAACCCTGAGTTAGCCGCATTTTTAGAAGAATGTAAAAATGCTGATACCACTGAAGCTGCGATGGCTTCGATGGAGAAAAAAGGCGTAGCAACCGGTTTACAAGCTATTCATCCTATTAGTGGCAAGTTAGTACCTATTTGGGTAGCTAACTTTGTATTGATGAATTACGGCACGGGTGCGGTAATGTCGGTACCTGCTCATGATCAACGCGATTATGAATTTGCGCTTAAATATAAGCTTGCGATTGAAGCGGTCATTAAGCCAGTAGATGGCGAAGTAGACGTCAGCAAAGAAGCCTACACCGAAAAAGGTATCGTATTTAATTCTGGAGACACTTTCCCAGAGCTTGACGGTTTAGACTTTCAAGCGGCTTTTGAAGCCATTGATGCTCGATTAACTGCAGAAGGCAAAGGCAAGCGTCAAGTAAACTACCGTTTACGTGACTGGGGTGTATCTCGTCAGCGTTACTGGGGTGCTCCTATCCCAATGGTGACCCTCGCAGATGGTACTGTTGTGCCAACGCCTGAAGATCAACTGCCAGTTATTTTGCCAGAAGATGTGGTGATGGACGGTATTCAAAGTCCGATCAAAGCTGATAAAGCTTGGGCAGAAACCACAGTCAATGGTCAGCCTGCAATGCGCGAAACAGATACCTTTGATACCTTTATGGAATCATCGTGGTATTACGCCCGTTACTGTAGCCCTCACGCAGACGAAATGTTAGATCCTGCTAAAGCTAACTACTGGTTACCAGTAGATCAGTACATTGGCGGTATCGAACACGCTTGTATGCATTTATTGTATTTCCGCTTTTTCCATAAGTTGCTACGTGATGCTGGCTTAGTCAACAGTGATGAGCCCGCAAAGCAATTACTGACTCAAGGCATGGTATTAGCAGATGCTTATTACTACACCAACGAAAAAGGTGCCCGAGTTTGGGTATCACCTTTAGAAGTGACTGTGGTAGAAAAAGACGACAAAGGCCGCATTATTAAAGCGATAGACAATCAAGGTCATGAACTGGTTTACACTGGTATGAGTAAGATGTCTAAATCGAAAAATAACGGTATCGATCCACAAGTTATGGTTGAAAAGTACGGTGCTGATACCGTACGTTTATTCATGATGTTTGCCTCGCCACCAGAATTAACCCTGGAATGGCAAGAGTCTGGCGTTGAAGGAGCACATCGCTTCATTAAACGTTTCTGGAAATTGGCTAGCGATCATGTTGCAGCAGGTAAAACTGACCCATTAGATACCAGCAAATTAAATGCCGATCAAAAAGCATTGCGTCGTGAATTACATAAGACCATTGCCAAAGTCAGCGATGACATTGCACGTCGTCAAATGTTTAACACCGCTGTAGCCTCAGT
The nucleotide sequence above comes from Shewanella sp. Arc9-LZ. Encoded proteins:
- the leuS gene encoding leucine--tRNA ligase gives rise to the protein MQELYNPSEIEALVQKHWHEHKTFEVTEDESKEKFYCLSMFPYPSGRLHMGHVRNYTIGDVVARYQRLQGKNVLQPIGWDSFGLPAENAAINNKTSPAPWTYENIDYMKNQLKLLGFGYDWSREIATCTPEYYRWEQWFFTQLYAKGLVYKKTSSVNWCPNDETVLANEQVQDGCCWRCDTEVIQKEIPQWFIKITDYAEELLNDIDTLDGWPEQVKSMQRNWIGRSEGIEMTFAVADSDASFDIYTTRPDTLMGVTYVAIAAGHPLAEQSALNNPELAAFLEECKNADTTEAAMASMEKKGVATGLQAIHPISGKLVPIWVANFVLMNYGTGAVMSVPAHDQRDYEFALKYKLAIEAVIKPVDGEVDVSKEAYTEKGIVFNSGDTFPELDGLDFQAAFEAIDARLTAEGKGKRQVNYRLRDWGVSRQRYWGAPIPMVTLADGTVVPTPEDQLPVILPEDVVMDGIQSPIKADKAWAETTVNGQPAMRETDTFDTFMESSWYYARYCSPHADEMLDPAKANYWLPVDQYIGGIEHACMHLLYFRFFHKLLRDAGLVNSDEPAKQLLTQGMVLADAYYYTNEKGARVWVSPLEVTVVEKDDKGRIIKAIDNQGHELVYTGMSKMSKSKNNGIDPQVMVEKYGADTVRLFMMFASPPELTLEWQESGVEGAHRFIKRFWKLASDHVAAGKTDPLDTSKLNADQKALRRELHKTIAKVSDDIARRQMFNTAVASVMELMNHLLKASQETAQDRALLAEALSAVTRLLYPIVPHMTFTLWNELGNEGDIEDSRWPEVDESALVEDSKLIVVQVNGKVRAKITVAADASKEDVEALGMSDEHVQKHTEGLTVRKVIYVPGKLLSIVAN